The Heteronotia binoei isolate CCM8104 ecotype False Entrance Well chromosome 14, APGP_CSIRO_Hbin_v1, whole genome shotgun sequence genome has a window encoding:
- the FGF6 gene encoding fibroblast growth factor 6 produces MAIAQRRLITMSCEASVHLTFPAFVLLGFLAEIISSYPVASRTNGTLLERGWESLLSRSFAGMSGERSEVNWETDYLLGIKRQRKLYCNVGIGFHLQIFPDGRISGVHAENQYSLLEISTVERGVVSLFGVRSTLFIAMNQKGRLYGTPTFQDECKFRETLLPNNYNAYESYAYRGSYIAISKYGKVKRGCKVSPAQTVTHFLPRL; encoded by the exons ATGGCCATCGCGCAAAGACGACTCATCACTATGTCCTGCGAAGCAAGCGTCCACTTGACATTCCCTGCTTTTGTTCTCCTGGGTTTCCTGGCCGAGATTATCTCGTCATACCCAGTGGCGAGCAGAACAAATGGCACCCTGCTGGAGAGAGGATGGGAGTCTCTCTTGTCCAGGTCCTTCGCTGGGATGTCAGGAGAGAGATCTGAAGTCAATTGGGAGACTGACTATTTGCTAGGAATCAAGCGGCAGCGGAAGCTTTACTGCAATGTGGGCATTGGGTTTCACCTCCAGATATTTCCAGATGGAAGGATAAGTGGCGTTCATGCTGAAAACCAATACA GTCTACTGGAAATCTCAACAGTGGAGCGAGGTGTGGTTAGTCTGTTCGGTGTGAGAAGTACCCTTTTTATCGCAATGAACCAGAAGGGAAGATTATATGGCACT CCAACTTTTCAAGATGAATGCAAATTCAGAGAAACTCTGCTTCCCAATAACTACAACGCCTACGAGTCGTACGCCTACAGAGGCTCTTACATAGCCATCAGCAAATACGGGAAAGTGAAGCGCGGATGCAAAGTCTCTCCTGCTCAGACAGTCACACACTTTTTACCAAGACTGTGA